One segment of Schistocerca cancellata isolate TAMUIC-IGC-003103 chromosome 2, iqSchCanc2.1, whole genome shotgun sequence DNA contains the following:
- the LOC126161709 gene encoding 60S ribosomal protein L11, with protein sequence MAGEKGKAAGKTPAKASSEVSRKEPKDKTKNPMREVRIRKLCLNICVGESGDRLTRAAKVLEQLTGQQPVFSKARYTVRSFGIRRNEKIAVHCTVRGAKAEEILERGLKVREYELRKDNFSDTGNFGFGIQEHIDLGIKYDPSIGIYGLDFYVVLGRPGFNVAHRRRKTGVVGFQHRLTKEDAMKWFQQKYDGIILAGKKN encoded by the exons ATGGCGGGG GAAAAGGGTAAAGCAGCTGGTAAGACACCAGCGAAAGCGTCGTCCGAAGTATCGAGGAAAGAACCAAAAGACAAGACCAAGAATCCGATGCGCGAAGTTCGCATCAGGAAATTGTGTCTAAACATTTGCGTCGGTGAATCTGGTGACAGATTAACAAGAGCAGCGAAG GTGTTGGAACAGCTGACAGGCCAACAACCTGTGTTTTCTAAGGCGAGGTACACTGTAAGGTCGTTTGGTATTAGACGTAATGAGAAGATTGCTGTACATTGTACAGTGAGAGGTGCCAAGGCAGAAGAAATCCTAGAACGAGGGTTgaag GTTCGAGAATATGAATTACGAAAAGACAACTTCTCTGACACTGGTAACTTTGGTTTTGGAATTCAAGAACACATTGACTTGGGAATAAAATATGATCCCAGTATTGGGATTTATGGTTTGGACTTCTATGTTGTGCTTGGACGACCAG GGTTCAATGTAGCacacaggagaaggaaaactggtgtGGTTGGTTTCCAGCACAGACTTACAAAAGAAGATGCAATGAAGTGGTTCCAGCAAAAG tATGACGGTATTATTCTTGCTGGGAAGAAGAATtaa